Proteins encoded by one window of Candidatus Odinarchaeum yellowstonii:
- a CDS encoding ABC transporter ATP-binding protein → MSKIEIKCVNVCKVYKLGVNIVKALDNINLTIMKGDYISIMGPSGSGKTTLLNIIGALDHPTSGRVYLDGCDITDLPERKLTFFRRNKIGFIFQAFYLIPTLTALDNVLTPIIPRGIKPADRERALTLLEMLGLKNRVNHKPGELSGGERQRVAIARALVSDPPIILGDEITGELDSKTGQEIMDIMERLNTELDKTIVIVTHDVKVARRAKINLRMEDGRIFQE, encoded by the coding sequence ATGAGTAAGATTGAAATCAAATGTGTGAACGTATGTAAAGTGTATAAATTAGGAGTTAACATTGTTAAAGCGCTTGATAATATTAATTTAACTATCATGAAAGGGGATTATATTTCTATAATGGGGCCCTCCGGCAGCGGTAAAACAACACTGCTTAACATAATCGGCGCTTTAGACCACCCTACAAGCGGCCGAGTTTACTTAGACGGTTGCGATATCACAGATCTTCCGGAGAGAAAATTAACTTTTTTCAGAAGGAATAAGATCGGTTTCATCTTTCAAGCCTTTTATTTAATACCCACTTTAACCGCTTTAGACAATGTTTTAACCCCGATAATTCCTAGAGGCATTAAACCAGCAGATCGTGAGAGAGCTCTCACCCTCTTAGAGATGTTAGGCTTAAAAAATAGGGTTAACCATAAGCCGGGGGAGTTGAGCGGAGGTGAGAGGCAGAGAGTTGCAATAGCTAGAGCGCTGGTCTCAGATCCCCCTATCATACTAGGGGATGAGATTACAGGTGAACTTGACTCTAAGACAGGGCAGGAGATAATGGATATTATGGAGAGATTGAACACTGAACTCGATAAAACTATTGTAATTGTGACACATGATGTGAAAGTTGCTCGAAGAGCTAAGATAAATCTTAGGATGGAGGATGGGCGGATTTTTCAAGAGTGA
- a CDS encoding flavin reductase family protein: MKKSFGAKPFLIPTPVWIIGSYDSENKPNIMAVAWGGICSSKPPCVNISIRKATYTYHNIMNKKAFTVNVPSQDFLWQADFTGIFSGKEVDKFSSTNLTPVKSVLVDAPYIKEFPLVAECKLIQTHEVGIHTMFIGEIVDVKADEHVLNDKGVIDWVKVKPFLYSPIDSKYYGSSGVIGDAYCVGERPVIYWSKK; the protein is encoded by the coding sequence ATGAAAAAATCTTTCGGCGCTAAGCCGTTTCTAATCCCTACACCTGTTTGGATCATCGGCTCATACGACTCTGAGAACAAACCTAATATTATGGCTGTGGCCTGGGGTGGGATCTGTTCTTCTAAGCCGCCGTGCGTAAATATCTCGATTAGAAAAGCAACCTACACCTACCATAATATCATGAATAAAAAAGCCTTCACTGTTAACGTGCCTTCTCAAGATTTTCTATGGCAGGCAGATTTTACCGGAATATTTTCAGGTAAGGAAGTTGATAAATTTTCAAGTACAAATCTAACACCTGTGAAAAGTGTTTTAGTGGACGCCCCTTATATCAAAGAATTCCCGCTTGTAGCGGAGTGTAAGCTTATTCAAACACACGAAGTTGGAATTCACACTATGTTTATCGGTGAGATAGTTGACGTTAAAGCTGACGAGCATGTTCTTAACGATAAAGGTGTGATTGACTGGGTGAAGGTAAAACCTTTTCTTTATTCCCCTATTGACTCAAAATATTATGGGTCAAGCGGGGTTATAGGCGACGCTTATTGCGTTGGTGAGCGTCCGGTAATATACTGGAGTAAAAAATAG
- a CDS encoding ABC transporter permease, which produces MLRYAFKNAFRRKNIAALSIIGIAIGVSLMTAMASLSATITDQTNKFAQQNLDSITVQQKGQLVFTSQINLTELYNITILEHIKAYSAQVVAVVQLGTGVVNPQLVGLNVDNDTSIGGPTSNIVEGRVFQNENECIISKMGADFLKLKIGDNLTLYTPDAKQVNLTITGLYETGSIITQMNIYTSLTTARLFKPGFTNHTYSVLLIKADNPANVKQIKSEIERIAEDEGLNIEVILFEDQLQTINQYTGTINILVISISLIAGIAGGMSIVVAMLMSVIERLKEYATLKATGWQNTDVIKDILYESLIVTAVGGCVGFGIGLLYLGLVSAFFNISLNPLQPAVIIQIILFVVGMGVLGGAYPAYKASKVSPVEILRGA; this is translated from the coding sequence TTGTTAAGGTACGCTTTTAAAAACGCTTTTAGACGGAAGAACATAGCCGCTCTCTCGATAATTGGGATAGCGATAGGTGTTTCTTTGATGACCGCTATGGCGTCTTTAAGCGCTACTATAACCGACCAGACGAATAAATTCGCTCAGCAGAATTTAGATTCCATAACAGTTCAGCAAAAAGGGCAATTAGTTTTTACCAGCCAGATTAATCTAACCGAATTATATAATATCACAATATTAGAGCATATAAAAGCGTATTCTGCTCAAGTGGTAGCTGTAGTTCAATTAGGAACAGGTGTTGTAAACCCGCAGCTAGTAGGGTTAAATGTCGATAATGATACTAGTATAGGCGGGCCCACCTCTAATATTGTTGAAGGCCGTGTTTTCCAAAATGAAAATGAATGTATTATTAGTAAAATGGGAGCGGACTTCCTTAAGTTGAAAATAGGCGATAACCTCACATTGTATACTCCTGACGCTAAACAAGTTAATTTAACTATCACCGGTTTATATGAAACAGGTAGTATAATAACGCAGATGAATATTTATACCTCGCTTACCACAGCCAGACTGTTTAAACCAGGTTTCACAAACCACACTTACAGTGTTCTACTTATAAAAGCAGATAATCCTGCGAATGTGAAGCAGATTAAAAGTGAAATAGAGAGAATCGCGGAGGATGAAGGGTTAAATATTGAAGTGATTCTCTTCGAAGATCAGCTTCAAACAATAAACCAGTATACAGGAACCATAAATATATTAGTGATTTCAATATCTTTGATAGCTGGTATAGCCGGTGGTATGAGCATAGTTGTAGCGATGCTCATGAGTGTTATTGAAAGACTTAAAGAATACGCTACTTTGAAGGCTACAGGCTGGCAGAATACTGATGTAATTAAAGATATCTTATATGAGTCGCTTATTGTAACAGCTGTCGGAGGGTGTGTAGGGTTCGGCATAGGTCTTTTATACTTAGGTCTTGTATCAGCATTCTTTAATATCTCCCTCAACCCTCTTCAACCTGCAGTAATAATTCAAATAATTTTATTTGTGGTGGGGATGGGGGTGCTTGGAGGCGCTTACCCAGCTTACAAGGCTTCTAAAGTTTCACCTGTAGAGATTCTTAGAGGTGCGTAA
- a CDS encoding PCI domain-containing protein has product MKTERLEYSKKPYITTLGSAVIFTFIGVLSLVFNLLGIMFLGLAWWGFWMFIPAFFLYISAAESYIKNKRAEEYVVRIIKAYDGDIYLDKLASELNLAYSDVKAIVVDAISKGKIKARIEASTSKLILLE; this is encoded by the coding sequence ATGAAAACTGAGCGATTAGAGTATAGTAAGAAGCCCTACATTACAACTTTAGGCTCAGCTGTTATCTTCACGTTTATAGGTGTTTTAAGCTTGGTTTTCAATCTACTAGGAATAATGTTTTTAGGCCTAGCTTGGTGGGGGTTCTGGATGTTTATCCCCGCGTTCTTCCTTTATATATCAGCCGCTGAAAGCTATATTAAAAATAAAAGAGCTGAAGAATACGTTGTAAGAATTATTAAGGCATATGATGGAGACATATACTTAGACAAACTCGCCTCTGAATTAAATTTAGCTTATTCAGATGTTAAAGCGATAGTAGTAGATGCGATAAGCAAAGGAAAGATAAAAGCTAGAATAGAGGCATCAACAAGCAAACTTATATTATTAGAATAA
- a CDS encoding MFS transporter — translation MKLSFGGGELSLQTGRLISPLTVIFITLLVDSIGYGLVIPLIPFYALQFGASSILLGVLVSVFALMQFFFAPFLGRLSDRVGRRKILLYSLFFSVISFIIFTFASSFIMLLASRIIAGMATEYSIAYAYISDITGEKSRTSSIGKIGAASNIGIILGPVLGGFVNIYGRFWLPGLTATVLTVLNLLFIYFFLPETVKLNNNGGSGFKKFSPFSYIKDITLIVKSSTISLTLGIVFAMGFAFAAMPVVLPLYSWDVFGLGEAAVGVFFAYIGVIGFIIQFILVGKVSKKIRDEFIILTGVLLTFIGVFTMPLLPSIIVFMTAVTVISIGVFLADVALCSFLSKKTSPEYCGATLGISESVSSIARIPGPIIAGLAYQLSIYTPFYVAGALIFTALFLNLMIIFKK, via the coding sequence GTGAAGTTGAGTTTTGGAGGAGGGGAGCTTAGTTTACAAACCGGTCGGCTTATATCCCCGCTAACCGTTATTTTTATAACTTTACTTGTAGATTCGATAGGTTACGGTTTAGTTATCCCTTTAATTCCTTTTTACGCGCTGCAATTCGGAGCAAGTTCCATACTACTAGGAGTACTTGTATCCGTATTCGCTTTAATGCAATTCTTCTTCGCCCCTTTTCTAGGCCGTCTCTCAGATAGAGTAGGCCGGAGAAAAATACTCCTATACTCTCTTTTTTTCTCCGTGATAAGCTTCATTATTTTTACGTTTGCGTCATCCTTCATAATGCTTCTGGCTTCGAGAATCATAGCTGGCATGGCCACCGAATACAGCATAGCCTATGCTTATATCTCAGATATTACAGGTGAAAAATCTAGAACATCCTCTATAGGGAAAATAGGCGCAGCGTCTAATATCGGCATAATCTTAGGTCCTGTTTTAGGAGGCTTTGTAAACATTTACGGGAGGTTCTGGCTTCCAGGCTTAACCGCCACTGTGTTGACGGTTTTAAACCTATTGTTCATATATTTTTTTCTACCTGAAACTGTGAAGTTAAATAATAACGGCGGATCAGGCTTTAAAAAATTTTCACCTTTCTCTTATATCAAAGATATTACACTCATAGTTAAATCCTCTACTATAAGCTTAACTTTAGGTATAGTCTTCGCTATGGGGTTCGCATTCGCCGCGATGCCTGTGGTTTTACCTCTTTACAGCTGGGATGTCTTCGGTCTAGGGGAAGCCGCGGTCGGGGTCTTCTTCGCTTACATAGGCGTGATCGGATTTATTATTCAGTTTATCTTAGTTGGAAAGGTTTCTAAAAAAATTAGAGACGAGTTTATTATTTTAACTGGAGTATTATTAACATTTATAGGTGTTTTCACAATGCCCTTGCTTCCAAGCATTATAGTTTTTATGACAGCTGTGACGGTGATATCTATTGGAGTATTCTTAGCAGATGTGGCTTTATGCAGCTTTCTATCTAAGAAAACAAGTCCTGAATATTGCGGGGCTACTTTAGGTATCTCCGAGTCGGTTAGCAGTATAGCTAGGATACCTGGACCCATCATCGCAGGGCTAGCTTATCAGCTTTCAATATACACTCCCTTCTATGTAGCCGGCGCTCTTATATTTACAGCCTTATTTTTAAATCTCATGATCATCTTTAAAAAATAA
- a CDS encoding anion permease, with protein sequence MVTWVLVAILILVNILLAFQRVSNALVGLLGAILVIVVGYLSGLFNFIGALSFIDFNAIFLILGLFILIQVTKDNGLFQFITLKIVKKTGGRVYPLYISFIVLTFLLAGLVGSITTMMIVGYITIITSSTCDYDPTPFLIIESFIADMAGTTLVSGSVSIIVASQLLGITYAEWASIAYPMGLVFLGFSILIAPKLQRRNLKAQKTSMEALYELELIDPWQVVNKKSIFYATAGVLAFTFIMFFLSSFINVSLGFIALLSALIMLIINRADLQHVFQKTDWETLIYIIGISITIGGVSESGILDILGNSLFLLIGGNAVLGLVTILWVISALTGFLDNLAVTLMFIPTIKIFSATIPLLPMAYALLLGADIGITFLPWATTSGLIAMSLAKEANAKIKVKDYAKVGLLNICYLSIATLLFTGITII encoded by the coding sequence GTGGTAACATGGGTATTGGTAGCGATTCTGATATTAGTTAACATATTGCTCGCCTTTCAACGAGTTTCAAACGCATTAGTCGGTTTACTAGGGGCCATCCTAGTGATTGTAGTGGGGTATCTTTCAGGTCTATTCAACTTCATAGGCGCCTTAAGCTTCATCGATTTTAACGCGATATTTCTAATACTAGGCTTATTTATTTTAATCCAAGTTACTAAAGACAATGGACTATTCCAGTTTATTACACTTAAAATAGTTAAAAAAACAGGTGGAAGAGTCTACCCGCTTTATATTTCATTTATTGTATTAACATTTTTATTAGCTGGTTTAGTGGGCAGTATAACCACAATGATGATAGTCGGTTATATAACTATTATAACTAGTTCAACCTGTGATTACGATCCTACACCGTTTCTTATAATTGAATCTTTTATAGCGGATATGGCGGGAACTACACTAGTTAGCGGTTCTGTGTCAATAATAGTCGCCTCCCAGCTACTTGGAATAACATACGCGGAATGGGCGTCGATAGCTTATCCTATGGGATTAGTGTTTTTAGGCTTCTCGATTCTAATAGCGCCTAAACTTCAAAGAAGAAATCTAAAAGCGCAGAAAACTTCTATGGAAGCGTTATATGAATTAGAGTTAATCGATCCTTGGCAAGTAGTGAATAAAAAAAGTATTTTTTATGCAACAGCAGGTGTGCTAGCTTTCACTTTTATAATGTTTTTTCTAAGCAGCTTCATCAATGTCAGTTTAGGATTCATAGCTCTATTATCAGCTTTAATCATGTTAATTATTAATAGAGCGGATTTACAACATGTTTTTCAAAAAACAGACTGGGAGACTCTAATATACATAATCGGTATTTCCATAACTATAGGAGGTGTGAGTGAAAGCGGTATTTTAGACATTCTAGGGAATTCTTTATTTCTTCTAATAGGAGGAAACGCTGTTTTAGGTTTAGTCACGATTCTGTGGGTTATAAGCGCTCTAACAGGGTTCTTAGATAATTTAGCGGTCACGCTCATGTTTATTCCCACCATTAAAATCTTCTCTGCAACTATCCCACTTCTACCTATGGCTTACGCCCTACTACTAGGCGCGGATATAGGCATCACGTTTTTACCATGGGCTACTACATCTGGGTTAATTGCTATGAGTCTGGCAAAAGAAGCGAATGCTAAGATCAAAGTGAAAGACTATGCTAAAGTAGGTTTATTAAACATCTGCTACCTTTCAATTGCAACCCTGCTTTTCACAGGAATAACAATTATATAG